The segment TCCTTTTTGACGAACCAGATCCACTCCCCGACAATGATCCAGCACATGCAACCAGTCTCGTTCTTGCAATCCGTTTCCGTATAGGGGAAGCGATTGATTCTGCAATGCATTTAAAATCAGTTTGGGTATGAGCTTTTCCGGATGTTGATTCGGTCCGTAGTTGTTGGTGCAACGGGTTATGGAAAGATTAATCCCATAGGTGTTGCTGTAAGCCAAGCAAAGTAAATCAGATGAACCTTTGCTGGCTGAATATGGATTCCCCGGTGCAAGAGGCGCCTCTTCTCCGGTTCTTCCTTGAATAACACTTCCATATACCTCATCCGTGGACACATGGACCATACGTTGAACAGACTTAAACCGACGGACAGCCTCTAACAATCGATAGGTCCCCAAAATATTGGAACGAATAAACGGTTCAGAACCATCAATACTCCGATCTACATGACTTTCCGCCGCAAAATGTACGACCTCATCGATGTGATTCTGCTCAAACAATGCAGAGACATCCTCTTTTTCTGCCAGATCCATACGAATAAATTCGTATCGCCCATCCTCCTCTATCCCTTCCAAGTTAAAGGGATTTGCGGAGTAATTCCCAATGTCGGCATTTAATACTCGCACCTTGGAGTCTGTATTTAACAAATACCGAATATAATGACTCCCGATAAATCCGTATCCGCCTGTTACCAATATTGTTTTTCTCACAAGAGTTCATCCCCCTGATTCCTGAGGAAATGTAAGAATGATATCCGATGCCAGTTGGTTGGCCCGTAACAGCGACGAAGGAGTTCCTGCATCACTCCACCAGCCCTGCAATAAATCAAAAGTAAGAATACTATTTTGAATATATAAGTTATTAACATCCGTAATCTCCAACTCTCCTCTGGCTGAAGGGGATAGTTGAGTAATATAAGAAAATACCGAAGGGTCATACATATAAATACCGGTTACACAATAAGAACTTTTAGGGTATTTTGGTTTTTCCTCAATTCCGGTAATTTTATTTCCTTCAATCTCCGCCACTCCGAATCGTTCCGGTTGATCCACTTTCTTCAGCAAAAGTTTGGCCCCGCTTCCTTGCTGCAGGAAGGACTTCATGAAGGGCTTCAGGGAATCAGAAAAGACGTTGTCTCCCAGGATGACCAGTAACGGATCCCCTTTTGCAAAATCAGCAGCCAATTGTAAAGCTTGGGCAATACCACCTGGTCGATCCTGCACTTTATATGAAAATCTTGCCTGAAAATCGGCTCCGCTTCCCAGTAATCGAACCACATCTCCCATATGCTCCAAACCGGTTACCACCAGAATTTCCCGAATACCACACTCCACCAATTTGGAAATGGGATGATAAATCATCGGATACCGCCCAACAGGTAATAAATGCTTATTCGTAACCTTTGTAAGGGGATATAACCGGGATCCGGTACCTCCGGCCAAGATAACGCCTTTCATGTAACTCAGCCTCCTTCTCCTTCTGCTTTTGCAGTAAGCCAAAATCTGTTATTTATCCTATGTAAAATACAAGACATTGGCACTTACAGGCATGCCCAATTCATTTTTGGATTGAAAAGCCTATCAAAAGTTTGTGGAAATCTAAAGAGAAGATGGGGATGAATGCACTCTTGACTAGAAACAATTTATAACTTATCATGTTATTAAAGAATTGCATAACATGATTTCTTCCTTTAAAGGGGAGTAGCTGTTACAACAAAGTCGTCATTACGGGACTATTTCCCCGGCTTTGTTGGCAACAATTTCTGTTGTTAGCAAGACCTTTACCGTTTATTTGGTGAGGGTCTTTTTATTTGCTTAAAAAGCATACCTAAAATGTGAGGATGTGGAAGTCATGGAGGTTTTATCGATCGAGTTTTTTCAAGCTTTAGTCGCTATCATCATTATTGATCTGGTCCTTGCCGGGGATAACGCCATCGTCATCGGATTGGCAGCTCGCAACTTACCCAGGGATAAACAAAAACCTGTCATTGTCTGGGGAACCATCGGTGCCATTCTAATCCGAGCAACAGCCACACTGGTTGTAGTATGGCTGTTGGAGATTCCAGGACTTTTGTTAGCTGGCGGAATTTTACTTATTTTCATCGCTTTTAAACTATTGATTGAAGAAAAAGCTCAGGAAGATGTAAAAGCAAGCAAAAGTATGATTGGTGCCATCCAAACGATTATCATCGCTGATGCAGTGATGGGATTAGACAATGTCCTGGCCGTTGCCGGTGCCGCTCACAGCAATTATCTGTTGGTAATCCTGGGATTGCTGATCAGTGTTCCCATCATGGTGTGGGGAAGTACCCTGATCCTTCGCCTGATCGAACGTTATCCCGCTATTATATACATCGGCGCTGGAGTTCTGGCTTGGACCTCCGGAAAAATGATTGTAGATGAACCCTTCTTGAAAAGTTTTTTTGAAGAGGAACCCATCATCAAGTGGGGATTGATTCTTTTCATCATCGCAGGTGTACTCTTTTTCGGCAGATTGACCAACAAGAAAAAACAAACAGTGCAAAATTAAAACGAGTAGCCGCGGTTTATCTGCGGCTACTCGTTTTAATTGGTTCAACATTTTGGGCTGATCCCAGGTTCGCATGAGTGCAATGAATCCATTTCAGGTTACAAGGACATCATCATCCAAAACTGGTCGATATAGCGATCTCCCCACTTTAAGACCCCGGGTTCTTTCGCAATGAACTGAAAACCAATACTCTGATATACTTTTATAGCCTTCTCATTATCACTTCGCACCTTAAGCCTTATCTGCTCAAGTCCCTTACATTCACGAGATCTTATTAACATTTCTTTAAATAACGACTTTGCAATTCCTTGATTCCGGTATTGTGAATCGACTTGTACCCCCCAAATCCATGCAATATGTCGCCTCATGATTGGCTCATTTCTCGTAAAACCCAGGGTTCCCACCATTTTATTTCCATCGTAAGCCCCCAAAATAAAGCACCCCGGATTGTTATCATGTTGGCGAAATTGCTCTTCCAACGCTTTGTATGTGTTTTTCGCCCCCCACTCCTTTTCAGTCAGTCCTACATCTAATGGTGTTTCACGACATCCCGTCAATATAAATTCCCTGTATAAGAAAACATCAGACTCATCAAGCCGTCGAAACGTAATCTTCCCCAAGAATCATGCCTCCCACTCCTGTTTTTCATAGTAATTGCTTTATTATATCTCTCCATCATAAAAAATAAAAGATCCGGGCAAGGATTGAACCCTGCCCGGATCTTTTATTTTATTTGGATGAAGGCTTCAAACCCAGCCTCCTTCAATGCCTTCACTCGAACCTCTGCATTCTTTCTGTCTTTAAATGCCCCTGCTTGTACAATGTACAAATTACCCGGCTCAGGCTCCGGATCCGATTCCTTTCGTTTCAATCCGAGAGCCTTTGCCAAGCCCTCTGCATGAGCACGACCCAGCTTCTTTACAAAAGACGGATCTTTCAGCTTCTTTGCATCCGTATCCGTATCGATAAACCCATTTTCTGTTAAAACAGCAGGCATTTTGGATTCTCTGAGCACGTGGAGGTTTGCCCATTTCTTCCCTCGGTCTTTCCAACCAGATGCAGACAGGATGAAAGCATGAACATGTTTCTGTACCGTCATGGTGGTATCGGAGCCTTTCTCTACATACCGATAAGACTCAAACCCGGTTCCACCCCCGGCATTGATATGGATGGATAAGAAAAAATCTGCCCCCCATCTATTCGCGGCATCTGTTCGCTGGGTGAGAGACACGGTTTCGTCTTTTTCACGGCTCATCTTGATACTATGATCCGTGTATTCGTCTTGGATTACTTTTTTGGCTTCTAGTGCAATAGCGAGA is part of the Kroppenstedtia pulmonis genome and harbors:
- the rfbB gene encoding dTDP-glucose 4,6-dehydratase; protein product: MRKTILVTGGYGFIGSHYIRYLLNTDSKVRVLNADIGNYSANPFNLEGIEEDGRYEFIRMDLAEKEDVSALFEQNHIDEVVHFAAESHVDRSIDGSEPFIRSNILGTYRLLEAVRRFKSVQRMVHVSTDEVYGSVIQGRTGEEAPLAPGNPYSASKGSSDLLCLAYSNTYGINLSITRCTNNYGPNQHPEKLIPKLILNALQNQSLPLYGNGLQERDWLHVLDHCRGVDLVRQKGKRGEVYHIGGENTVSNLEVARQILSYLGKPYSMIQHISDRPGHDFRYSLDTRKIQQELGWNPKISWEEGLGQTIRWYTQVNQQWFQSFGKERIR
- a CDS encoding sugar phosphate nucleotidyltransferase — encoded protein: MKGVILAGGTGSRLYPLTKVTNKHLLPVGRYPMIYHPISKLVECGIREILVVTGLEHMGDVVRLLGSGADFQARFSYKVQDRPGGIAQALQLAADFAKGDPLLVILGDNVFSDSLKPFMKSFLQQGSGAKLLLKKVDQPERFGVAEIEGNKITGIEEKPKYPKSSYCVTGIYMYDPSVFSYITQLSPSARGELEITDVNNLYIQNSILTFDLLQGWWSDAGTPSSLLRANQLASDIILTFPQESGG
- a CDS encoding TerC family protein, with the translated sequence MEVLSIEFFQALVAIIIIDLVLAGDNAIVIGLAARNLPRDKQKPVIVWGTIGAILIRATATLVVVWLLEIPGLLLAGGILLIFIAFKLLIEEKAQEDVKASKSMIGAIQTIIIADAVMGLDNVLAVAGAAHSNYLLVILGLLISVPIMVWGSTLILRLIERYPAIIYIGAGVLAWTSGKMIVDEPFLKSFFEEEPIIKWGLILFIIAGVLFFGRLTNKKKQTVQN
- a CDS encoding GNAT family N-acetyltransferase, which gives rise to MGKITFRRLDESDVFLYREFILTGCRETPLDVGLTEKEWGAKNTYKALEEQFRQHDNNPGCFILGAYDGNKMVGTLGFTRNEPIMRRHIAWIWGVQVDSQYRNQGIAKSLFKEMLIRSRECKGLEQIRLKVRSDNEKAIKVYQSIGFQFIAKEPGVLKWGDRYIDQFWMMMSL
- a CDS encoding N-acetylmuramoyl-L-alanine amidase, with product MTKKIFIDPGHGGSDSGATGNGLKEKDLNLAIALEAKKVIQDEYTDHSIKMSREKDETVSLTQRTDAANRWGADFFLSIHINAGGGTGFESYRYVEKGSDTTMTVQKHVHAFILSASGWKDRGKKWANLHVLRESKMPAVLTENGFIDTDTDAKKLKDPSFVKKLGRAHAEGLAKALGLKRKESDPEPEPGNLYIVQAGAFKDRKNAEVRVKALKEAGFEAFIQIK